GCAAATGGTGCCGGCCGAATTACAACAGTGCCGTAGTTACTTTTTGTTACAACATTGCCCACGACTTGCCGATACAGGTAAATGATCCCAACGTGATGATGACACTGGTTTATATCGATGATGTGGTGGACGAACTGATTTCGGCACTGGCAGGCAATCCCACACAAGAAGGGAAGTATTGCAAAGTGCCAATAGATTATAAGATTACGCTGGGCGAAATAGTCGAATTGATTTATTCGTTTCGTGAAAGTCGCCGAAATTTGCAGGTGCCAGACATGGGAGATGCTTTTACCAAAAAATTGTATGCTACTTATTTGAGTTATCTACCCGAAAATAATTTTTCTTATCCGTTGAAAATGAATGTCGATCAACGGGGGGCCTTTACGGAATTCCTGAAATCGCCCGATCGAGGACAAGTGTCGGTGAATATTTCCAAACCGGGCATTACCAAAGGAAATCACTGGCATCATACCAAGAACGAGAAGTTTCTGGTGGTGAGTGGCAAAGGGGTGATTCGTTTCCGGAAGATTGATGAAGAGAAGGTGCAAGAATATTTTGTATCGGGCGAAAAGCTAGAGGTGGTGGATATCCCGGTAGGTTACACGCATAATATCGAAAATTTAGGTGATACGGATATGGTAACTATCATGTGGGCAAACGAGCCTTTCGATCCCGACAGGCCGGATACGTATTATTTGGAAGTGTGATGCGTTACGAATTATTAAATCAACGAATAAACAAAGCAACTTATCAACAGTGAAACGTCTTAAATTACTAACCGTAGTAGGTACACGCCCGGAAATTATTCGCCTTTCGCGCGTAATGGCTAAGCTCGACGAATCGGAAACTATTCAGCATATTACAGTCCACACCGGACAAAATTATGATTATGAGTTGAATGAAATATTTTATAAAGATTTGGAGATTCGCAAACCTGATTATTTTTTGAATGCTGCAGGAAAGAATGCAACCGAAACGGCAGGTCAAATCCTCATCAACATCGATTCGGTACTGGAAAAAGAACATCCCGACGCCTTTCTGGTACTTGGTGACACCAACTCGTGCCTTTGCGCCATTGCAGCCAAGAAACGGCATATTCCCATTTTCCATATGGAAGCGGGTAACCGGTGTTTCGACCAGCGCGTTCCCGAAGAAAGCAACCGCAAAATCGTGGATCACATTGCGGATATCAATCTTACTTACAGCTCCATTGCACGGGAATACCTGCTGCGGGAAGGATTGCCGGCCGACCGGATCATCAAAACGGGCAGTCCGATGTATGAGGTGCTGATGCATTACCTGCCGAAAATTCAACAATCCCCGGTTTTGGAGCAATTGGGGCTTGAAAGGGAAAAATATTTTGTGGTTTCGGCACACCGGGAAGAAAACATCAATTCGGAAAAGAATTTCTTTCATTTGGTGGAAATTCTCAATTTGATTGCGGAACATTATGGTTTTCCCGTGATTGTTTCAACTCATCCGCGAACACGAAAAATGATTGAAGAAAAGCAGGTGCGTTTTCATCCGTTAATACAGCTGATGAAACCGATGGGTTTTAGTGATTACAATTGGTTGCAGATAAATGCGTATGCCGTGTTGTCCGACAGCGGAACCATATCGGAAGAATCGTCCATTTTGAATTTCCGGGCACTGAATATCCGCGAAACGCATGAACGCCCCGAAGCCATGGAAGAAGCCTCGGTTATGATGGTGGGGCTGAATCCCGAACGCGTGATGCAGGGGCTGGTACAGTTGCAGTATCAGGAGATTGGTTCTGAACGTAATTTTAGGCTGGTAGCTGATTACACAATGCCTAACGTGAGCGACAAAGTGGTGCGGGTAATTATTTCATATACCGATTATGTCAAAAGAGTTGTGTGGCAAGAGTATTAATAAGATAAAATGAATATATTATTTTTATATGTATCGCTCCCTCATCTATCTGAAACAGGAGTATTTGTTGATCTGATCAAAGAATTTGCAAAACAAGGACACAAAGTCAAAGTTGCCACCCCCATGAACAAATGGTCAACTGAAGGAGTAAATAAAGAAGCGGGGATTGATGTTTTACGTT
This region of Veillonellales bacterium genomic DNA includes:
- a CDS encoding capsular polysaccharide biosynthesis protein CapF, with protein sequence MNILITGTKGFIGKNLIEQLNNIKEGKAKEERIPSDLTVFAYDVDSDPGLLDEYCREADFVFHLAGVNRPKEQAEFMEGNFGFTSVLLDTLQKYGNTCPIMLASSIQAELDNPYGVSKKAGEELLFRYAEETGAKVYVYRFPNVFGKWCRPNYNSAVVTFCYNIAHDLPIQVNDPNVMMTLVYIDDVVDELISALAGNPTQEGKYCKVPIDYKITLGEIVELIYSFRESRRNLQVPDMGDAFTKKLYATYLSYLPENNFSYPLKMNVDQRGAFTEFLKSPDRGQVSVNISKPGITKGNHWHHTKNEKFLVVSGKGVIRFRKIDEEKVQEYFVSGEKLEVVDIPVGYTHNIENLGDTDMVTIMWANEPFDPDRPDTYYLEV
- the wecB gene encoding UDP-N-acetylglucosamine 2-epimerase (non-hydrolyzing), with the protein product MKRLKLLTVVGTRPEIIRLSRVMAKLDESETIQHITVHTGQNYDYELNEIFYKDLEIRKPDYFLNAAGKNATETAGQILINIDSVLEKEHPDAFLVLGDTNSCLCAIAAKKRHIPIFHMEAGNRCFDQRVPEESNRKIVDHIADINLTYSSIAREYLLREGLPADRIIKTGSPMYEVLMHYLPKIQQSPVLEQLGLEREKYFVVSAHREENINSEKNFFHLVEILNLIAEHYGFPVIVSTHPRTRKMIEEKQVRFHPLIQLMKPMGFSDYNWLQINAYAVLSDSGTISEESSILNFRALNIRETHERPEAMEEASVMMVGLNPERVMQGLVQLQYQEIGSERNFRLVADYTMPNVSDKVVRVIISYTDYVKRVVWQEY